The genomic interval TTTAATATTCTGAAATTACGTAGCATGACGATTAACGCCGAAGTTAATGGCGCTCAATGGGCTACATTAAATGACTCTCGGGTTACCAGGGTTGGTCAGTTTATTCGTAAGTACCGCTTTGACGAATTGCCACAATTGTACAATATTTTAAAAGGTGAGATGGTATTCGTTGGACCGCGGCCTGAGCGGCCTGAGTTTGTTGAAAAGTTATCAGAATCAATACCATTTTATAATGAACGTCAGCATGTTAAGCCAGGTGTTACTGGTTGGGCACAAATTCAATATCCTTATGGCGCGAGTGATAAAGATTCATTAGAAAAGTTAACTTTTGATTTATATTATATAAAGAATCGCAGTTATTTATTTGATCTTTTTATCATATTACAGACAGCCGAGACGGTTTTATATACTCGTGGTGCTAGGTAAATCTAGCTACACATGGAACAGAGTGGGAGAAACCTTTTGATTAAAAATACAATGGTTAATGCTTTAACTGTCGATGTCGAAGATTACTTTCAGGTCGCGGCGTTTTCTAAGCAGTTTCCATTAAGCAGTTGGGATGCTCAGGAACTACGGGTTGAGCGCAATACCTATCGTTTGCTCGAACTTTTTGAACGTCATCAGGTGAAAGCGACATTCTTTACCCTTGGTTGGGTTGCAAAGAAGTGTCCAAACCTGATCAAAGATATCGTTGATTCGGGTCATGAGCTGGCGTGTCATGGTTTTTGGCACCAAAAAGTTCATGAGCAAACTCCGGCACAGTTTCGCGAAGATTTATCGGCGGCCAAGCAGGTATTAGAAGACATTTCAGGTCAGCCTGTGATTGGCTATCGCGCGCCGAGCTTCTCGATCAATGAAGACAGCTTATGGGCATTTGATATAATTAAAGAACTTGGATTTGTTTACAGCTCCAGTACTTATCCGATTAATCACGATCATTACGGCTCGCCAGACTGGCCGAGGTTTCCATACCAAGCTGTTGATTCTTTAATCGAAATCCCTGTGTCTACGTTAAATTGGCGTGATAAAAACTGGCCAATATCAGGAGGTGGTTATTTTAGGCTTTATCCTTACATGTTCAGCCGTTGGGCTTTGGCTAATTATTTGGCGACAGAACAGCAACCAAGCATTTTTTATATGCACCCATGGGAAATTGATTTGTTGCAGCCTCGCCCGAGTAATATTCCGCTCAAAGCTAGGTTTAGACATTATCTAAATTTGTCTCGGCTTGAGGGCCGGCTTGAACGCTTATTGGTAGATTTTCAATGGTCGACAATGCAAGACGTTTATAAGCAACATTTTATTAGTAATAATTAGGATTGATATGACAGGGAATGTGGATTTGCTCACCGTTGACGGTTATGAGCAATGGGATCAATATATAGATCAACATCAAGCAGGCAGCTTTTATCATTTAACTGGTTGGAAGCGGCTGATTGAATCAGTATATCGTCATCAATGTTATTTCTTAAGATGGTCTGAAAATGGTCAAATAAAAGGGGTACTGCCTTTAGTTGAACAAAAAAGTTTGCTCTTTGGTCACTCTTTAATTTCAACTCCTATTTGTGTACTCGGTGGTGTTGTTGCAGATTCGTCGGATATTGCGCAAGAGTTAGTTTGTTACGCTAAGTTGCTGGCCGATGAGTTAGCTGTTGATTACTTGGAGTTGCGCGGTGCCGCTGCTAGTGATATTAGTGCGAATATGGTGCAACCCGAACAGCAGGGGCATGTCATGATTGGTTGCATGCTTGGGCATAGCCCTGAAGCTATTTTGGCAGGAATAAAAAAGAAGCAACGTGCCGTGATACGCCAATCACTCAATAATGGCTTAACCACCAAAATCGAATCTGACGTTAATAATCTTTATCATATCTACTCGACTAGCGTTCGAAATTTAGGCACCCCAGTTTTCCCTAAAAAAGCATTTGTTGAGTTAAAAAAAATATTTGGTTCACGGTGTGAAATATTAACGGTATTTGAAGGTGAACAAGCGATTTCAAGCGTAATGAGTTTTTATTATAAAGGCCAGGTGCTGCCACATTATGGTGGTGGAGTAGCTAAAGCCCGAGCGTTAAAAAGTAACGACTTTATGTATTATCAATTAATGTGTCACGCTCAAAAGCAAGGTTGTCATTATTTTGATTTTGGACGTAGTAAGCTTGATAGCGGATCTTTTCGCTATAAAAAACATTGGGGCATGGATATTACCCCGATGTGTTATCAGTATTACTTAGTAAAAAGCACAGGGTTACCATCATTATCAGCGAGTAATCCTAAGTACAAAATGCTAATTAAGCTGTGGCAGAAGTTACCACTGGCTGTTAGTCAGCAAATAGGCCCTATGTTGGCCAAACATCTCGGCTAAGGAAAAGGTTTAATGGAAATGAACCCATTGCACAGTGCAGCGAAGGAACAGCAATCATCAAGCGCGAGTAATTTACGCAATACTTATATTGGCGTATTGATAGTCGCAACATGGGCAATGTTATTTTGGTCAACTATCGTAGCCACTATTACAATCTGGTCGACTTCTGAGACTTTCGCTCATGGTTTTGTCATTTTACCTATCGTTGGTTGGCTCTTTTTTCGTGACCGCGCACAATTTTTACGGGCCAATGTCGTTGGCTCTTACTGGGGAATGGCTGTTACCGTCGGTTTTATTTTATTGTGGCTAATTGGTCAGTTGCTCGAAGTTTCTGTATTTCGTCAGCTCGGCGTGTTTGGTGGGATAGTCGCCAGTTATTGGATGGTGTTTGGTGATGATTTTGCCAAGCATTACAAATTCCCGCTGTGTTATGTCATTTTTGCAGTGCCATTTGGTAATGCGATTATTCCGTTGTTACAGCATATAACGGCGGAAATAACGGTGTTTATGCTGCAGGTAAGTCAGATCCCCGTTTTTTATGAAGGTTTATATCTTACCATTCCATCTGGCAAGTTTGAGGTGGCTGTTGCTTGTTCTGGCATTCGTTATTTGATCGCCTCGCTGGCGGTAGGAACCTTGTACGCTTATCTTAATTATCGATATTTTTATAAACAATTACTCTTTGTGATCTTAGCTTTCTTTATTC from Gammaproteobacteria bacterium carries:
- a CDS encoding DUF3473 domain-containing protein, yielding MEQSGRNLLIKNTMVNALTVDVEDYFQVAAFSKQFPLSSWDAQELRVERNTYRLLELFERHQVKATFFTLGWVAKKCPNLIKDIVDSGHELACHGFWHQKVHEQTPAQFREDLSAAKQVLEDISGQPVIGYRAPSFSINEDSLWAFDIIKELGFVYSSSTYPINHDHYGSPDWPRFPYQAVDSLIEIPVSTLNWRDKNWPISGGGYFRLYPYMFSRWALANYLATEQQPSIFYMHPWEIDLLQPRPSNIPLKARFRHYLNLSRLEGRLERLLVDFQWSTMQDVYKQHFISNN
- a CDS encoding FemAB family PEP-CTERM system-associated protein, translated to MTGNVDLLTVDGYEQWDQYIDQHQAGSFYHLTGWKRLIESVYRHQCYFLRWSENGQIKGVLPLVEQKSLLFGHSLISTPICVLGGVVADSSDIAQELVCYAKLLADELAVDYLELRGAAASDISANMVQPEQQGHVMIGCMLGHSPEAILAGIKKKQRAVIRQSLNNGLTTKIESDVNNLYHIYSTSVRNLGTPVFPKKAFVELKKIFGSRCEILTVFEGEQAISSVMSFYYKGQVLPHYGGGVAKARALKSNDFMYYQLMCHAQKQGCHYFDFGRSKLDSGSFRYKKHWGMDITPMCYQYYLVKSTGLPSLSASNPKYKMLIKLWQKLPLAVSQQIGPMLAKHLG